In one window of Nocardia brasiliensis DNA:
- a CDS encoding LLM class F420-dependent oxidoreductase produces the protein MTARRAFRFGVNMVAPDSRARWIEKCRRAEELGFDVIGVADHLGCPAPFPSMILAAESTERVRLNTFVLNTAFYNPVLLARDIAGADQLTGGRVEIGLGAGYVRSEFDTAGIPFESGGKRVAHLERTVGTLRTLFCDPEYQPRPAQPAGPPVLIAGWGDRLLRVAADNADIIAFPCASATENGGPLHLAGLAEIGERVDYVRELLGKRSDSVEFNLLVQRVVPPRERAAVLELFGPALPEDVADSPEDLPTLLFGAPDEIADRLRAHRDRYGFSYITVLEHSMEQFAPVLELLRRAGD, from the coding sequence GTGACAGCGCGGCGGGCATTCCGATTCGGTGTGAACATGGTGGCTCCGGATTCGCGGGCCAGGTGGATCGAGAAATGCCGCAGGGCCGAGGAACTGGGCTTCGACGTGATCGGGGTGGCCGATCATCTCGGCTGTCCCGCGCCGTTTCCCTCGATGATCCTGGCCGCCGAATCGACCGAACGGGTGCGGCTGAACACCTTCGTATTGAACACCGCGTTCTACAATCCGGTCCTGCTCGCGCGCGATATCGCGGGCGCGGATCAGCTGACCGGGGGCCGGGTGGAGATCGGGCTCGGCGCGGGGTATGTGCGCTCCGAATTCGATACCGCGGGAATCCCTTTCGAATCCGGCGGCAAGCGGGTAGCGCATCTGGAGCGGACGGTGGGCACCTTGCGCACCCTGTTCTGCGATCCGGAATACCAGCCGCGCCCGGCGCAGCCGGCCGGGCCGCCCGTGTTGATCGCGGGCTGGGGTGACCGGTTGCTGCGCGTGGCCGCCGACAACGCCGACATCATCGCCTTTCCGTGCGCCTCGGCGACCGAGAACGGCGGGCCGCTGCATCTGGCCGGGTTGGCCGAGATCGGCGAGCGGGTCGACTATGTCCGGGAGTTACTCGGGAAACGTTCGGACAGCGTGGAATTCAATCTGCTCGTGCAGCGCGTCGTGCCACCGCGGGAGCGCGCCGCCGTGCTCGAACTGTTCGGCCCCGCGCTGCCCGAAGATGTCGCCGATTCTCCAGAAGACCTGCCCACCTTGCTGTTCGGCGCCCCCGACGAGATCGCCGATCGGCTCCGCGCCCACCGCGACCGTTACGGCTTCAGCTACA
- a CDS encoding nuclear transport factor 2 family protein, translated as MTQLDPVVQEFVDALNANDKERFFAALTDDATMSDDGVERNIAQWTDSEVFGSNARMRVESVADGGTELVADYTNSRWGSMRTSWRFTVRDGKVGRFETGQA; from the coding sequence ATGACTCAGCTAGATCCCGTGGTGCAGGAATTCGTGGACGCGCTCAACGCCAACGACAAGGAGCGGTTCTTCGCGGCGCTCACCGACGACGCGACGATGTCCGACGACGGCGTCGAACGCAATATCGCCCAGTGGACCGACTCGGAGGTGTTCGGCAGCAACGCCAGGATGCGGGTCGAGTCGGTGGCCGACGGCGGCACCGAACTGGTCGCCGACTACACCAATTCGCGGTGGGGTTCGATGCGCACCAGCTGGCGCTTCACCGTCCGCGACGGCAAGGTCGGCCGGTTCGAGACGGGCCAGGCCTGA
- a CDS encoding alkaline phosphatase family protein produces the protein MFAAPRYGTGSLADLIPSLLAGFGVPGERDRLGLDLAADRVCVLLIDGLGAAALAAHPDVAPFLSSLPSLPLTAGFPSTTATSLSSLGVGVPPGEHGIVGYLMRVPEQERLVNSLRWQLHGEGARVDLLSELVPEQFQPTATVFERAAAHGITVTQVAPNYQNGSGLTRAVLRGCAFRPAVSVGDLVDGVGVGLRAGARSLVYAYYADLDTTGHVRGPSAEAWLLELAHVDRIAADIAERLPPGAALCVTADHGMVELDERIDFDEHDGLRAAVRQLGGEPRARHVYTEPGAADDVMAAWTQLLGPDYAVLSRAEVIDRGWLGPVVAPRVAARVGDVVVAARGTGGIIRSGAEPLQSMMAGHHGSLTPAELDIPLRIFRA, from the coding sequence GTGTTCGCCGCGCCCCGTTACGGTACGGGCTCCCTCGCCGACCTGATCCCTTCGCTGCTCGCCGGTTTCGGCGTGCCGGGCGAACGAGACCGGCTCGGCCTCGACCTCGCCGCCGACCGGGTGTGCGTGCTGCTGATCGACGGGCTCGGCGCCGCCGCGCTTGCCGCGCATCCCGATGTGGCGCCGTTCCTGTCCAGCCTGCCGTCGCTGCCGCTCACGGCCGGGTTCCCGAGCACGACGGCGACCAGCCTGAGTTCGCTCGGCGTCGGCGTGCCGCCCGGCGAGCACGGCATCGTCGGTTATCTGATGCGGGTGCCCGAGCAGGAGCGGCTGGTGAACTCGCTGCGCTGGCAGCTGCACGGCGAGGGCGCCCGCGTGGATCTGCTGAGCGAGCTGGTGCCGGAGCAATTCCAGCCCACCGCAACGGTTTTCGAACGTGCCGCGGCGCACGGCATCACCGTGACGCAGGTCGCCCCGAACTATCAGAACGGATCGGGCCTGACCCGAGCGGTGTTGCGCGGGTGCGCGTTTCGCCCCGCGGTCTCGGTCGGCGACCTGGTGGACGGGGTCGGCGTCGGCCTGCGCGCCGGTGCGCGCTCGCTGGTCTACGCCTACTACGCCGATCTGGACACCACCGGGCACGTGCGCGGTCCGTCCGCCGAGGCGTGGCTGCTGGAGCTCGCCCATGTCGACCGGATCGCCGCGGATATCGCCGAGCGGCTGCCGCCGGGCGCCGCGCTGTGCGTCACCGCCGATCACGGCATGGTCGAACTCGACGAGCGCATCGATTTCGACGAGCACGACGGCCTGCGCGCCGCCGTGCGGCAACTGGGCGGAGAGCCGCGCGCCCGGCACGTGTACACCGAACCGGGCGCCGCGGACGATGTCATGGCGGCGTGGACGCAGCTGCTCGGCCCGGACTACGCCGTGCTCTCGCGCGCCGAGGTGATCGACCGCGGCTGGCTCGGCCCGGTCGTGGCGCCGCGGGTCGCCGCACGCGTCGGCGATGTCGTCGTGGCCGCGCGCGGCACCGGCGGCATCATCCGCAGCGGCGCCGAACCCTTGCAGTCGATGATGGCCGGTCACCACGGTTCGCTCACCCCGGCCGAACTCGATATCCCCCTGCGCATCTTTCGCGCCTGA
- a CDS encoding MmcQ/YjbR family DNA-binding protein produces the protein MATVSRRAQLADVHELASGMPDVTRVDGPRGNPIYQVGGKSFVFFRTPRPDARDPDTGERYTDVIVFWVSSESEKQALVQDPRLPFFTTAHFNGHPSVLLRGSRIGELTYQELAEAVQDAWLARASGRRAADWLAANPPG, from the coding sequence ATGGCGACCGTTTCACGACGGGCCCAGTTGGCCGACGTGCACGAACTGGCTTCCGGCATGCCGGATGTCACTCGAGTGGATGGCCCGCGTGGCAATCCGATCTATCAGGTGGGCGGGAAATCGTTCGTGTTCTTCCGGACACCGCGTCCCGATGCCCGCGACCCGGACACCGGCGAACGCTATACCGATGTGATCGTCTTCTGGGTGTCCTCGGAATCGGAGAAACAGGCGCTGGTGCAGGACCCACGGTTGCCGTTCTTCACCACCGCGCACTTCAACGGTCACCCCTCGGTGCTGTTGCGCGGCAGCCGGATCGGCGAACTCACCTATCAGGAACTGGCGGAGGCGGTCCAGGACGCCTGGCTAGCCCGCGCCTCGGGCAGGCGGGCGGCCGACTGGCTGGCCGCCAACCCGCCCGGCTGA
- a CDS encoding transcriptional regulator, with the protein MEFFEVAQFRTLTQRRAELEKEWERWATAPNTTAPPPRPTLLRTDVARSWQRSLPTVDPGRTVAPGLDDVADLWSESPLRTPITELSGELRGITEDAGYLAVVTDEAGTILWSAGDRSLRRQAEQVNFAPGGCWNESNMGTNGLSLALHDDRPCSVFSAEHLIAALHGWVCYSAPIHAPDGRQLGVLDLSSSWDRSHPLVLTSVRALVTAVETMLRAAEPAPTPGVRLECLGTARLMRDGRPVPLPPRQLEILALLALEPDGFTPEQLHAAVYGDRAVSTSTLKADVSHLRRATGGEITNRRYLLTGPVACDAVDLLAAVAAGDTTSAVWLYRGPLLPGSDTPGVVQWRSYLDVGVRNAVLASDRAEHAVTFGERAPGDIAVHEHALRLLPLDDVRRAVVAARLHTALRA; encoded by the coding sequence ATGGAGTTCTTCGAGGTGGCACAGTTCCGCACCCTGACCCAGCGGCGGGCCGAACTGGAAAAGGAATGGGAGCGCTGGGCTACGGCTCCGAATACCACCGCGCCACCGCCCCGACCCACCCTGCTGCGCACCGACGTCGCGCGATCCTGGCAGCGTTCACTACCGACGGTGGACCCCGGCCGCACGGTCGCGCCCGGCCTCGACGATGTCGCCGACCTCTGGTCGGAATCGCCGCTGCGCACGCCCATCACCGAGCTGTCCGGTGAACTGCGCGGAATCACCGAGGACGCAGGCTATCTCGCGGTGGTCACCGACGAGGCGGGCACGATCCTGTGGTCCGCGGGCGACCGGTCGTTGCGCAGGCAGGCCGAGCAGGTGAACTTCGCCCCTGGCGGATGCTGGAACGAAAGCAATATGGGCACCAACGGTTTGTCGCTCGCCCTGCACGACGACCGTCCCTGTTCGGTGTTCTCCGCCGAGCACCTGATCGCCGCGCTGCACGGGTGGGTGTGCTATTCGGCGCCGATCCACGCACCCGACGGCAGGCAGCTCGGCGTGCTCGACCTGTCCAGTTCCTGGGACCGCTCGCATCCGCTGGTATTGACCTCGGTCCGGGCGCTGGTCACCGCCGTGGAGACGATGCTGCGCGCCGCCGAGCCAGCGCCGACGCCCGGCGTGCGGCTCGAATGTCTCGGCACCGCACGGCTGATGCGCGACGGCAGGCCGGTGCCGCTGCCGCCACGGCAGCTGGAGATCCTGGCGCTGCTCGCCCTCGAGCCCGACGGGTTCACACCCGAGCAGCTGCACGCGGCCGTGTACGGCGACCGTGCGGTCTCCACCAGCACACTCAAGGCCGATGTCTCGCATCTGCGCCGCGCCACCGGCGGTGAGATCACCAACCGCCGCTATCTGCTGACCGGGCCGGTGGCCTGCGATGCCGTCGACTTGCTGGCCGCCGTCGCCGCGGGCGACACCACCTCGGCGGTGTGGCTCTACCGCGGCCCGCTGCTGCCCGGTTCGGACACCCCCGGCGTGGTGCAGTGGCGCTCCTATCTCGATGTCGGCGTGCGCAATGCGGTGCTGGCCAGCGATCGCGCCGAACACGCCGTCACGTTCGGCGAACGCGCGCCAGGCGATATCGCGGTGCACGAGCACGCGCTGCGCCTGCTGCCGCTCGACGACGTGCGCCGCGCCGTGGTCGCGGCGCGGTTGCACACCGCACTGCGCGCCTGA
- a CDS encoding DUF779 domain-containing protein, with protein MQQRAQRVAITDRARNVLRQLIDYHGAVLLHQCDAYADPASPRWFPARECPVGSADVLLGYLPWHTEFWMCAEQFELWKHTHLTVDVASARGGDPVTAPERVRFRIRSRLLTDAEVATLPPPRTGADRMT; from the coding sequence ATGCAGCAGCGCGCACAGCGGGTCGCCATCACCGACAGGGCACGAAATGTGTTGCGTCAGTTGATCGATTACCACGGCGCTGTGCTGCTGCACCAGTGCGACGCCTACGCCGATCCCGCCTCGCCGCGCTGGTTCCCGGCGCGCGAATGCCCGGTCGGCAGCGCCGACGTGCTGCTCGGCTATCTGCCGTGGCATACCGAATTCTGGATGTGCGCGGAGCAATTCGAGTTGTGGAAGCACACGCACCTGACGGTGGACGTGGCGAGCGCCCGCGGCGGCGACCCGGTGACGGCACCCGAGCGGGTGCGCTTTCGCATCCGCTCCCGGCTGCTCACCGATGCCGAGGTGGCGACCCTGCCGCCGCCACGCACCGGCGCGGATCGGATGACCTAG
- a CDS encoding succinic semialdehyde dehydrogenase, with translation MPAPEAAVFDRLSGLAAIDNPDDRSRKTIAETFSGKPLGSVPVGTAADVAAAFEKARSAQARWAARSVADRAAVLERYRALVVEHREFLMDVVQAETGKARWAAQEEIMGLMFAARYFAKAAPGLLGAHSVRGAFPVLNRTSVRHQPKGVVGVVAPWNYPMLLSIGDSIPALIAGNAVVVKPDSQTPFSSLANAELLYRAGLPRDLLAVVPGPGTVVGTAIVDSCDYLMFTGSSATGRTLAEQCGRRLIGFSAELGGKNPMIVARGANLDKVAKAAVRACFSNAGQLCISIERLYVERSIAEEFTAKFVAAVEAAKLGAAYDYSTDIGSLISEAQLETVTKHVADATSKGAKVLAGGKARPDLGPLFYEPTVLAEVTDEMECGRNETFGPLVSIYPVDSVAEAVRLANDTEYGLNASVWAASKSEGERIAEQLHAGTVCVDEGYAPAWGSTAAPMGGMGISGVGRRHGPDGLLKFTEPQTVVVTRFLNLDAPPLVSQDRWQRFLMSVARSLRFLPGR, from the coding sequence ATGCCCGCGCCGGAAGCCGCCGTCTTCGACCGTCTGAGCGGGCTCGCCGCGATCGACAACCCGGACGACCGTTCGCGCAAGACGATCGCCGAGACGTTCAGCGGTAAGCCACTCGGCAGCGTCCCGGTCGGCACCGCGGCCGACGTGGCCGCGGCCTTCGAGAAGGCCAGGTCCGCGCAGGCGCGCTGGGCCGCGCGCTCGGTCGCCGATCGGGCCGCGGTGCTCGAACGCTACCGCGCGTTGGTGGTGGAGCACCGGGAATTCCTGATGGACGTGGTGCAGGCCGAGACCGGCAAGGCGCGCTGGGCGGCGCAGGAAGAGATCATGGGCCTGATGTTCGCGGCCCGCTACTTCGCCAAGGCCGCGCCCGGCCTGCTCGGCGCGCACAGCGTGCGGGGGGCGTTCCCGGTGCTGAACCGTACGTCGGTGCGGCACCAGCCCAAGGGCGTCGTGGGTGTGGTCGCGCCGTGGAACTATCCGATGCTGCTGTCCATCGGTGACTCGATCCCCGCGCTCATCGCGGGCAACGCCGTGGTGGTCAAGCCGGACAGTCAGACCCCGTTCTCCTCGCTGGCCAACGCCGAACTGCTCTACCGCGCGGGCCTGCCGCGTGATTTGCTTGCGGTGGTTCCCGGGCCCGGCACCGTGGTCGGCACCGCGATCGTGGACAGCTGCGACTACCTGATGTTCACCGGATCCTCCGCGACCGGCCGCACGCTGGCCGAACAGTGCGGCCGCAGGCTGATCGGGTTCTCCGCCGAACTCGGCGGCAAGAACCCGATGATCGTGGCGCGGGGCGCGAACCTGGACAAGGTCGCCAAGGCCGCGGTGCGCGCCTGTTTCTCCAACGCGGGCCAGCTGTGCATCTCGATCGAACGGCTCTACGTCGAGCGCTCGATCGCCGAGGAGTTCACCGCGAAGTTCGTCGCCGCCGTCGAGGCCGCGAAACTCGGTGCGGCCTACGACTATTCGACCGATATCGGCTCGCTCATCTCCGAGGCCCAGCTGGAGACGGTGACCAAGCACGTCGCCGATGCCACCTCGAAGGGCGCGAAGGTGCTCGCAGGCGGCAAGGCGCGGCCCGACCTCGGCCCGCTGTTCTACGAGCCGACCGTGCTCGCCGAGGTCACCGACGAGATGGAGTGCGGCCGCAACGAGACCTTCGGCCCGCTGGTGTCGATCTATCCGGTGGACAGCGTCGCCGAGGCCGTCCGGCTGGCCAACGACACCGAGTACGGCCTGAACGCCAGCGTCTGGGCGGCCAGCAAGTCCGAGGGCGAACGGATCGCCGAGCAGCTGCACGCGGGCACCGTCTGCGTGGACGAGGGCTACGCGCCCGCCTGGGGCAGCACCGCCGCGCCGATGGGCGGCATGGGCATCTCCGGTGTCGGCCGCAGGCACGGCCCCGACGGACTGCTCAAGTTCACCGAGCCGCAGACGGTCGTGGTCACCCGGTTCCTGAATCTCGATGCGCCCCCGCTGGTTTCGCAGGACCGCTGGCAGCGGTTCCTGATGTCGGTAGCGCGCAGTCTGCGTTTCCTGCCCGGACGGTGA
- a CDS encoding sensor histidine kinase, which translates to MFRARLGVRTRILAIALIPSLTLLVVGVGAAGYLVAEGTKAKEWAVQNQNAIPQTRELMEAVQQERRLTLAQLAGDDTVPPALAAARIRLDGAMRGLVEVSNGLREVDDSKIGDDVAGFNTLLSQMAQVRLATDAGQLPASDAYMFYNRLLDVISVGTGIAEQTAPDAEIAVAIADGMRFLNAAEAMSRSNALGVMLAASDGATPIPVEEYLRQVGFYHTEIGNLTTELSGDKAQHDRLQQLTGSNAWQQLSLMETAVVQRHLTAHLTNSTGSSSSSSSSSSSKQAALPLSTTEWQNAASEVNRGLIDVWITQNRHSQELAEQRANDSAANSLYAGGGVLVVSILAFLIALVLANRIIRRLKRLRRQTFAMADERLPETMRRLNAGETIDPAAETPVLDFGHDEIGQVAKAFQHAHAAAIGAAVTEARTREGVKSVFLNIAHRSQIVVHRQLEILDEAEQRQEDPVLLDTLFRLDHLATRERRNAENLTILGGGQPGRQWRNPVPLLDLVRSAVGETLDYARVRVARLPEVYVVGTVVADLIHLLAELVDNATAFSPPQSRVEVNGNVVGKGVVAEICDQGMGMSEGELARLNDMLRTPPDFGVAALSADSRLGLFVVAQLAVRHGVTVRLSESDYGGIKAIVLIPSALIVTDAVPPQTPAELTDPGRRRRLPAAPVVEPAAAPQPAAGAVATLALEPTAPPRPGNAAPAPNGDTRPALPRRNRQANLAPPLTESAPTPPAAPVPQARSAEQARDLMSAIENGTRQGRRSAIIPDEQEG; encoded by the coding sequence ATGTTCAGAGCGAGGCTCGGGGTTCGTACGCGGATCCTGGCAATCGCGCTCATTCCGAGCCTGACTCTGCTTGTGGTCGGCGTGGGCGCAGCGGGTTATCTGGTAGCCGAGGGAACCAAGGCGAAAGAGTGGGCGGTACAGAATCAGAACGCCATCCCGCAGACCAGAGAGCTCATGGAGGCGGTGCAGCAGGAACGCCGCCTGACCCTGGCCCAGCTCGCCGGTGACGACACCGTCCCGCCCGCACTCGCCGCCGCCCGCATCCGCCTCGACGGCGCGATGCGCGGGCTGGTCGAGGTCTCCAACGGCCTTCGCGAAGTGGATGATTCGAAGATCGGCGACGATGTCGCAGGCTTCAACACGCTGCTCAGCCAAATGGCGCAGGTGCGGTTGGCCACCGACGCGGGCCAGCTCCCCGCCTCGGACGCCTATATGTTCTACAACCGGCTGCTCGATGTGATCTCGGTCGGTACCGGCATCGCCGAGCAGACCGCGCCGGACGCCGAGATCGCCGTCGCGATCGCCGACGGCATGCGGTTTCTCAATGCGGCCGAGGCGATGTCGCGCAGCAACGCGCTCGGCGTCATGCTCGCCGCCAGCGACGGCGCCACACCTATCCCGGTCGAGGAGTACCTGCGTCAGGTCGGCTTCTACCACACCGAGATCGGCAACCTGACCACCGAGCTCAGCGGCGACAAGGCCCAGCACGACCGGCTGCAGCAGCTCACCGGCAGCAATGCCTGGCAGCAGCTGTCATTGATGGAAACCGCTGTCGTACAACGGCATCTGACCGCACACCTGACCAACAGCACCGGCAGTTCGAGCAGCTCGAGTAGTTCCAGCAGTTCGAAGCAGGCCGCGCTGCCGCTGTCGACCACCGAGTGGCAGAACGCAGCCTCCGAGGTGAACCGCGGCCTGATCGATGTCTGGATCACGCAGAACCGGCACTCGCAGGAGCTCGCCGAGCAGCGAGCGAACGACTCCGCGGCCAACTCGCTGTACGCGGGTGGCGGCGTGCTCGTGGTCAGCATCCTCGCCTTCCTCATCGCGCTGGTGCTTGCCAACCGAATCATCCGCAGGCTCAAGCGTTTGCGCAGGCAGACCTTCGCGATGGCCGATGAGCGGCTTCCCGAGACGATGCGCAGGCTCAACGCGGGCGAGACGATCGACCCCGCCGCCGAGACGCCGGTGCTCGACTTCGGTCACGACGAAATCGGCCAGGTGGCCAAGGCTTTCCAGCACGCGCACGCCGCGGCCATCGGCGCCGCGGTCACCGAGGCCCGCACCCGCGAGGGCGTGAAGTCGGTCTTCCTCAACATCGCGCACCGCAGCCAGATCGTGGTGCACCGTCAGCTCGAGATCCTCGACGAAGCCGAACAGCGGCAAGAGGATCCGGTGTTGCTCGACACGCTGTTCCGGCTCGACCACCTGGCCACCCGGGAACGCCGCAACGCGGAGAACCTGACCATCCTCGGCGGCGGCCAGCCCGGCAGGCAGTGGCGCAACCCGGTGCCGCTGCTGGATCTGGTGCGCAGCGCGGTCGGCGAAACACTGGACTACGCCAGGGTCAGGGTGGCCAGGCTGCCCGAGGTATACGTCGTCGGCACCGTGGTCGCCGACCTCATCCATCTGCTCGCCGAACTCGTCGACAACGCCACCGCGTTCTCCCCGCCGCAGTCTCGGGTCGAGGTCAACGGCAACGTGGTGGGCAAGGGCGTGGTCGCCGAGATCTGCGACCAGGGCATGGGCATGTCCGAGGGTGAGCTCGCCCGGTTGAACGACATGCTGCGCACCCCACCCGATTTCGGTGTCGCGGCGCTGTCGGCGGACTCGCGCCTCGGCCTGTTCGTCGTCGCGCAACTGGCGGTGCGCCACGGTGTCACGGTGCGGCTCTCGGAATCCGACTACGGCGGTATCAAGGCCATCGTGCTCATTCCGTCCGCGCTCATCGTCACCGATGCCGTGCCGCCGCAGACCCCGGCGGAACTGACCGACCCAGGTCGGCGCAGGCGTCTGCCCGCCGCGCCCGTCGTCGAGCCGGCGGCCGCGCCACAGCCCGCCGCCGGTGCCGTCGCCACCTTGGCACTCGAGCCGACCGCCCCGCCGCGGCCCGGCAACGCCGCGCCGGCGCCGAACGGCGACACCAGGCCCGCGCTGCCGCGGCGCAACCGGCAGGCCAATCTCGCACCGCCGCTGACGGAATCGGCCCCCACCCCGCCCGCCGCGCCCGTGCCGCAAGCGCGTTCGGCCGAGCAGGCTCGTGATCTCATGTCCGCCATCGAGAACGGGACAAGGCAGGGCCGCCGCTCCGCTATCATCCCGGACGAACAGGAAGGGTAG
- a CDS encoding roadblock/LC7 domain-containing protein, giving the protein MSATPTGDLNWLLDDLVDRLAGVRHAVVLSTDGLLLGRSSAMSREDAEHFGAMSSALYGLARSAGNRFDGGGVRQAVIELDRAVLFVTSAGDNACLALQAIESANLGMVAYEMNLTVQRVGTYLSTTPRHDLVGQGEPNLP; this is encoded by the coding sequence GTGTCCGCTACTCCCACAGGTGATCTCAATTGGCTACTCGACGATCTCGTCGATCGGCTGGCCGGGGTACGGCACGCGGTGGTGCTGTCCACCGATGGACTGCTGCTCGGCCGATCCAGCGCGATGAGCAGGGAGGACGCCGAACATTTCGGCGCGATGTCCTCGGCGCTGTACGGTCTGGCCCGCAGCGCGGGTAACCGATTCGACGGCGGCGGCGTCCGGCAGGCCGTCATCGAGCTGGACCGGGCGGTGCTGTTCGTCACCTCGGCGGGCGACAACGCCTGTCTCGCACTGCAAGCGATCGAGTCCGCGAACCTCGGCATGGTCGCCTACGAGATGAATCTGACCGTGCAACGGGTCGGCACCTATCTGTCCACCACGCCGAGACACGATCTCGTCGGGCAGGGAGAACCGAATCTGCCATGA
- a CDS encoding DUF742 domain-containing protein, producing MTQPREPWFDEAAGPLVRPYALTRGRTTGAGPELDMLTSVVADDAAGPLRRTEPEYADILRLCRVSQSVAEVSAQLRLPLAVTKILVGDLIGDGQLIFRAPVPTEAGPEDLNILRAVLDGIRKI from the coding sequence ATGACCCAACCGCGTGAGCCCTGGTTCGACGAGGCGGCAGGCCCGCTGGTCCGCCCCTACGCGCTCACGCGCGGGCGCACCACCGGAGCCGGTCCCGAGCTGGACATGCTCACGTCGGTCGTCGCCGACGACGCGGCGGGCCCACTGCGCCGGACCGAACCCGAATACGCCGATATCCTTCGGCTGTGCCGAGTTTCGCAATCGGTGGCGGAGGTCTCGGCACAGTTGCGTTTACCGCTCGCGGTGACGAAGATCCTCGTCGGCGATCTGATCGGCGACGGACAACTCATATTCCGTGCTCCCGTCCCGACGGAAGCCGGGCCCGAAGACCTCAACATATTGCGAGCGGTACTGGATGGAATCCGAAAAATTTGA
- a CDS encoding GTP-binding protein yields the protein MESEKFDPSGTPHLAASVKILVAGGFGVGKTTMVSAISEVAPLRTEELITEVSTGVDDLSGVESKTTTTVALDFGRLTIDRDLVLYLFGTPGQDRFWFLWDELARGALGAVVLADTRRLGNSFAAVDFFERRRLPFMVGVNCFDGAPVYTVDEVRDALDLDPHTPVQLCDARDRSSCKMVLTTLVEHLIARVQQPIVTS from the coding sequence ATGGAATCCGAAAAATTTGACCCGAGCGGCACGCCGCACCTGGCCGCCTCGGTCAAGATCCTCGTCGCCGGCGGGTTCGGCGTCGGCAAGACGACCATGGTCTCGGCCATCAGCGAGGTAGCCCCGCTGCGCACCGAGGAACTCATCACCGAGGTCAGCACCGGTGTCGACGATCTGTCGGGGGTGGAGTCGAAGACCACGACCACGGTCGCGCTCGACTTCGGCAGACTCACCATCGACCGGGACCTGGTGCTGTATCTGTTCGGCACGCCGGGACAGGACCGCTTCTGGTTCCTGTGGGACGAGCTGGCGCGCGGCGCGCTCGGCGCCGTGGTGCTCGCCGATACCCGAAGGCTCGGCAATTCCTTTGCCGCCGTTGACTTCTTCGAACGGCGGCGGCTGCCGTTCATGGTCGGCGTGAACTGCTTCGACGGCGCGCCGGTGTACACCGTCGACGAGGTGCGCGACGCGCTCGACCTCGATCCGCACACCCCCGTGCAGCTGTGCGATGCCAGGGACCGGAGCTCGTGCAAGATGGTGCTGACCACGCTGGTGGAGCATCTGATCGCGCGGGTACAGCAGCCGATCGTCACCAGCTGA
- a CDS encoding fructosamine kinase family protein: MTVAAHVGGLLGVPVRAVTDLGARHAWTLHRAELADGRGVFVKAGAAPSTVFTAEAAGLRWLGGPVPDVLAVDERLIVLPWLDDAGPTRATAARFGRELAALHANSPRCFGAPWPGWIAELPLDNTASSGPWGSWYAEYRLAPYLPRAAAHLGPDGIRLLERVIERIDTLAGPAEPPARIHGDLWSGNLIWTAERAVLIDPAAHGGHRETDLAVLALFGAPYLDRIRAAYHEVHPLADGWRARIPLHQLHHLLIHVVLFGDGYRAQTLAAATAALAA; the protein is encoded by the coding sequence ATGACGGTGGCAGCGCACGTCGGCGGGCTGCTGGGCGTCCCGGTGCGCGCCGTGACCGATCTCGGCGCGCGGCACGCGTGGACGTTGCACCGTGCCGAACTGGCCGACGGGCGCGGCGTTTTCGTGAAGGCGGGGGCGGCGCCGAGCACGGTCTTCACCGCCGAGGCGGCCGGACTGCGCTGGCTCGGCGGCCCGGTGCCCGACGTGCTCGCCGTCGACGAGCGGCTGATCGTGCTGCCCTGGTTGGACGATGCGGGCCCGACCAGGGCCACCGCGGCGCGCTTCGGGCGCGAACTCGCTGCCCTGCACGCGAATTCACCGCGGTGCTTCGGCGCCCCGTGGCCGGGGTGGATCGCCGAGCTGCCCTTGGACAACACGGCCTCGTCCGGGCCGTGGGGGAGCTGGTACGCCGAATACCGGCTCGCGCCGTACCTGCCGCGAGCGGCCGCGCACCTCGGGCCGGACGGAATCCGCCTGCTGGAGCGGGTGATCGAGCGCATCGACACACTGGCGGGCCCGGCGGAGCCACCGGCGCGCATCCACGGCGATCTCTGGTCGGGCAACCTGATCTGGACCGCCGAGCGCGCCGTGCTCATCGATCCCGCCGCGCACGGCGGGCACCGCGAAACCGACCTGGCCGTGCTGGCGCTGTTCGGCGCCCCGTACCTGGATCGAATCCGTGCCGCCTACCACGAGGTCCACCCGCTGGCCGACGGCTGGCGCGCGCGGATCCCGCTGCATCAGTTGCACCACTTGCTGATTCACGTGGTGCTGTTCGGCGACGGTTACCGCGCGCAGACCCTCGCCGCGGCGACCGCCGCGCTGGCGGCCTGA